DNA from Diachasmimorpha longicaudata isolate KC_UGA_2023 chromosome 17, iyDiaLong2, whole genome shotgun sequence:
AAAAACATTCCCATCAATGAAGGAAAATCTGGGTCCTGCTATGACCTTCTGGATATTCGCTTGTATCATGCTAATCGGTTCAATATTTGAGTACTTGTTTGTCCCTGAGACAAAAGGAAAAACACTCCAGGAAATTCAGAACGAACTTAACAGTAGTCGAGGCTCAACtctttgattatttaattaagccaattatttttaatccccTAGTTCGTAATgtcgtttattttttaacagtccaatcatcattgcgaaaaatatcaatttttttaaagagattCTTCTTAGTTATATCGAGGAACTCGCGACTGGAAATTTTccggaacaaaaatttttacttTCCTTCTGAAGACGAGGACAATTTACCTGACATTAGTTTTGTCTTTTGGAAATATATTTgccaaaagaatattttttttagtgttgACATAATCAGATTATCGTCATTGTCAGGAAAAATATCTCCATTAGAGacaggaagaaaaataataggaAAATCGCGATAAAAACTGGAGTGCCAGTAGGGCAAATGCTGCAGTACAATTCCTGCAAGATTAGACTGATTGCCTATCTGAAGAGGGCTACCAATGTGTCACGATTGGTTTCCATCGATTAACTATCAATTGATAACGCAAATAAGTATTAGTATCAAAGTAATCACAGCCCATTGAAACTGCTTTATTCCACCGAAATGATAAGGCATTTCATTCTCGATAAATCGCATATTGCACTGCCAATGGTTGTGACTTCGTTCATCACTAGGTCCTAATATATTCTCGATGCTGATCGATGTATGAATCCACTGAATGAATAAAGAAATTCTGATTTATGAGCTAATTCTGTTCTTCATTTGgagattttaaaaatcagCCAATCGTTGACAATCAGCTCACTATCAATTGTGTTACACAATTAGATATTTATCGAGGTAGCGTTGGGAGAGATGAGGTGGAGTCACTTGACTTTCAGACAGCCTCTGGTGAAGTTCGTGGACGACagctcggaaaaaaaaaatctgtcgcTGGGAAAATATTCCTCGTGAGAGAACTTATATTGTGATTCACCTGGTGAAGGATTTACTATTTTACTGCCCCCACTATGAGCACTGGTGAGGAATCCTCCGCTGGTAAGGGGGGACAATATAAAGAGTATGGATACACACCAGTTGCCACGAAACCTCTGCCAACATCAACGGATTCTACTCTCGATCCCGAGGAGAATCAGGAGATCGAGGATCGGGTTGTTTTCACTCGGGCTCCCCAAGTGCCAGAGACAATGGTCGAGGAAAGTGGATCCAAGTCGTATCAGTTTGTGGCTGCTATCGCTGGTAAGtcccaaattttattttttggtattttattttccttaatttttaattacactTTTGAGATGGAATGTCAGAGTTTCTGATCGCGACCTGATTACCTCGCAATTTCCGGACTTTTCGAAggtgaatttcttttttaaatttgcTGCACAactttggatatttttatttaaattatgcaaacgaattttttggaaatcttTAGTGAACGACGGCCTTCATCCCTCAGTATCAATATTCAGGAGTATTTTACGATAAGACAGTGGTAAAACACCGACAATTACTGTCACCTGGATTTAATGACTGGAAACTATCTCGAaatctcgattttttaaaccataaaattttttcaattgtcagTCTAACTGTTAATAACAATTTGTGGTAACATGTGAATCAACGCAGGCACTCGGACAGCTCTTCCAACAGTTTGAACACTCGTGAATGAAAAACATATTGAGGAAATAACTCCGAGTTGAAATGATATATTCAATGATCATTACTCAATTCACTTAATACAACATTCGGAAGAAATATTACTCTAGAAAACCTTGAGTTGGTACTATACGGAAGGCATTTCCAGATACTAATATTATTATGAAAACCATATTCTCCGGTAGTATTTTTCCAGACAATAGTAAAGCCATAAAAGTAATTATCGTCATTTGAGTACTATTTAGCTGAAAATTATTCGAGAAAATTTCAGACTTCTGtagaattgtaaaaaaataagtaTCAATTTTATTCCGTAGTATGTACTCTTACCGCAAAGTGGTCGAAATAATTAACCAAATGAGCACTCCCATAATTGTTCTCCATCTTTCGAATAATTGGAGattggaataataaaaaaattgggcaAAACATTTTAAGTCGTGATaatgtaaaataataatgtcataattgaatttagtgggcgattcaattttttgattcgaTCGTTTTATTGTTCGGTAAAAATATCAGTCTGGGAGCTTCTGAATTCGTTGACTTTACCCCAGATATTTCGAAACATAAATACCGAATTAAGGCCCGGATGAATAAACATTCGAGCGTTATCTGTCTTTCCATTTTGAAGGTCTAGAATAgatcataattttcatgaaattgtgACTATCCAGGTCTTTATCAAAAacatatttccaaaaaaatgcgGCTCCAAAGTTTTTCCATTACGCAGAGCCCTAAATGTGAAATGtctaaatcaattaaaaattatttttaataataatttcattattattgaattatcatCTCACAATTTCTATGATCGGGAGAGTCGTTTCTCTAGAAATCCTTGAATTCACTCGAAATGCGAATTGAAAACTTTTTTACGCGCGGGTTAATTCCGGAAGTGAATCGTTACGGCGCATTCAGATTCATTCGTCTATCCACTGCATGAAATTTGTCGCATGTAAATTATGAGTTGAACGTGCATGGAACatccattcattcatttgaaGCTATCGTTATCAAATAGTAAACGCCTACTGTCGCGATTTCGCTTCGCAGCGATTTATTTCTCAACTTCTGTCGTTCCTAaggttccaaaaaaaattgaaaaaaaaaatccactccaatttttctagatctcaattgcagaaaaaaaaatcaaaaacaatTTCCAAAGGGTTGAGACTCAATCATTGACTGAGTCACATAAATTCTCCATAAAAACTTCTTCATGGGGACGTATTCGCGTAAAAAACACTTGATCGATGATAAATGATCGATAAAACCGATAAGACTACTCAGTGCTTCTTcaataattcgaaaaaaaagatTTCGAAACTGCAGAAGACAAACAAATGTTTCCACAGAATCTGATGCATTTCCTGTACCGATAATCCCACTGATAAAATACCGAACAAATTTGTAATTGCAGCGAATTTATGTATCATCGCGGGCGGCGCTGTCCTGGGATGGACGAGCCCAGTCCTGGGGAATCTGAAGGCCAATGTGACGGACCCTGACCTGAGCCCCCTCGACGAGAAAATTACTGACGAGGAGGGATCGTGGATCGGATCATTGACACCTGTGGGTGCTCTAGTCGGAAGTTTTGCCGCGGGTTATCTCGCCGAAacgtaattaatatttttttctcactcaattaAAGGAGATGGATTGATCCTTGATAAATCAAAGCCGGTGGAAAATTccctatttatttaatatatacAATATATATACAATATATTATATAGATTATATTCACAGTCCATTATTCAAAAACGTTACGTCggattaaaaaacaaattttctccACATTTTCGTCGTAATCTCCGTCATCCCAGGATCGGGAGGAAGCAGACACTGCTGTCGACAATAATACCTTTTGGCGTCAGCTGGGTGCTGATTGCGACGGCAACGAGCGTCGGAATGCTGTATGCGGCACGTTTCATCGGCGGCCTGGCGATAGCCTTCGCCTTCACCGTGGTGCCGATGTACGCCGGTGAAATAGCTGAGCCATCGATCCGGGGAATTCTCGGATCATTTCTGCAGGTGTTCATCACAGTTGGACTCCTGTGGGCGTACTGCATCGGCCCCTACGTCACTTACACTGTCTTCTGGATCACCTGCATGATCCTTCCCGTGGTGTTCTTCATCGTGTTCTTCTTCATGCCAGAGTCCCCGTACTTCCTGTCGGCGAGGGGAAAGCACTCCGAGGTCATCACCGCCCTCGCTAAACTCCGGGGGAAGAGCACTGATGCTGTCAAGGCCGAGGCCGACGAGATCAAGGCACGATGTGATAGGaatttaatcataaaataaataaatatatttttttaaattttagttACAAATTTAAATTCACGAGAAAGTTTGccataaatattgaatgaaaaattctgcagCTTCTGTTGCTCTGCTGCAGTTGTTGAAGTCAATGTGGAGATTGCCTAGTAACTTcgcattaatgaatttttaatgaatcctCATCAGGCATCCGTGGAGGAGGCattcaaaaatgaaacatCAATTATGGATCTCTATCGCGTGAAAAGCAATTTCAGAGCGCTTATCTACACAAGTGCACTGGTTACATTCCAACAAATGACGGGTATCAACGTTGTCCTGTTTTATTCGCAAACGATTTTCGATGCAACAAAGCCCGCTGACGATCCCGACAGCGGTCTCGCCCCATCTGTATCGACAATTATCGTCGGGGTCGTGCAGATTGGCGCCTCATGTGTAACACCACTCGTCGTTGATCGTTTGGGAAGGAAAATTTTGCTTATTTTTTCGGGAGTTGGAGAAACCGTCAGTTTagtgagtatttttattttttatttccaggtGAAATCACTTCAATCAATTTCTATTATCATTTTTCGCAGAACAAATCCTTtcgattcaatttatttccatcGTTTGTCATGGAtatttcaaatgtttttttcagatCGCGTTAGGATTGTTCTTTTATCTGAAAAAACAAGCTGAGGAGAACAACGAGGACATCAGCTCCCTGGGCTGGCTACCAGTGACATCCCTGATGATCTTCATCGCGACGTACTGCGTCGGCTGGGGCCCCCTCCCCTGGGCAGTGATGGGGGAGATGTTCGCCTCAGATGTCAAGGCCAAAGCCTCCGGCATCACAGTGTTCGTCTGCTGGACACTAgcatttttaataacaaaattcTTCAGCAACGTCGAGGCCGCCTTTGGCATGTACACAGCCTTCTGGCTCTTCGCCGTGTTCTGCGTCTTGAGTATATTGTTTACAATATTTATTCTCCCCGAGACTAAGGGTAAGTCACTCCAGCAGATCCAGGAGGAACTGGGAGGAGGATCCGGAGCTCGGGCTCGTCATTCGAACGGCAGTGACGCGCGGAGGGAAAAACACTCGCCTTGATGAGATAACAACGCCATTGATAACAAATTGGGGTTTTGCATGAGATTTTTCTAGCCTACTTTTCaattcagtttttttaaaaatcatgcaaCAGCTCAATTGTTCATTATCTTCGATGAGCCATTGTCTAGTCGTAATTTTCACTCTAATGAGCCAGATTTGTAAATAACTATGTACAGATTATTAACATCAACTGTTTGTTTGCtttaaaactgaaaaaatattgttcttaTCTGCCTCTtaaggcaaaaaaaattattggagtgATATTACATGTGTTCACGACAAATGAATGAAGATTGGAGACACAAACGAATTTTTTACGATTGTGAATTGATCAAAAATTCTTTAGATTATAATTCCAGTGAGTGGTTGTTACCTTTCACAATTGTTACATGATTTAAACTAAACAATAAACTCATTTATTGATGCTATGTCTAATAAATGAATGAGGA
Protein-coding regions in this window:
- the LOC135170445 gene encoding facilitated trehalose transporter Tret1-like; the protein is MSTGEESSAGKGGQYKEYGYTPVATKPLPTSTDSTLDPEENQEIEDRVVFTRAPQVPETMVEESGSKSYQFVAAIAANLCIIAGGAVLGWTSPVLGNLKANVTDPDLSPLDEKITDEEGSWIGSLTPVGALVGSFAAGYLAETIGRKQTLLSTIIPFGVSWVLIATATSVGMLYAARFIGGLAIAFAFTVVPMYAGEIAEPSIRGILGSFLQVFITVGLLWAYCIGPYVTYTVFWITCMILPVVFFIVFFFMPESPYFLSARGKHSEVITALAKLRGKSTDAVKAEADEIKASVEEAFKNETSIMDLYRVKSNFRALIYTSALVTFQQMTGINVVLFYSQTIFDATKPADDPDSGLAPSVSTIIVGVVQIGASCVTPLVVDRLGRKILLIFSGVGETVSLIALGLFFYLKKQAEENNEDISSLGWLPVTSLMIFIATYCVGWGPLPWAVMGEMFASDVKAKASGITVFVCWTLAFLITKFFSNVEAAFGMYTAFWLFAVFCVLSILFTIFILPETKGKSLQQIQEELGGGSGARARHSNGSDARREKHSP